A genome region from Pan troglodytes isolate AG18354 chromosome 3, NHGRI_mPanTro3-v2.0_pri, whole genome shotgun sequence includes the following:
- the KIAA0232 gene encoding uncharacterized protein KIAA0232 homolog isoform X4: protein MEYNCRPCHTLSIMSSGIETLVEELCSRLKDLQSKQEEKIHKKLEGSPSPEAELSPPAKDQVEMYYEAFPPLSEKPVCLQEIMTVWNKSKVCSYSSSSSSSTAPPASTDTSSPKDCNSESEVTKERSSEVPTTVHEKTQSKSKNEKENKFSNGTIEEKPALYKKQIRHKPEGKIRPRSWSSGSSEAGSSSSGNQGELKASMKYVKVRHKAREIRNKKGRNGQSRLSLKHGEKAERNIHTGSSSSSSSGSVKQLCKRGKRPLKEIGRKDPGSTEGKDLYMENRKDTEYKEEPLWYTEPIAEYFVPLSRKSKLETTYRNRQDTSDLTSEAVEELSESVHGLCISNNNLHKTYLAAGTFIDGHFVEMPAVINEDIDLTGTSLCSLPEDNKYLDDIHLSELTHFYEVDIDQSMLDPGASETMQGESRILNMIRQKSKENTDFEAECCIVLDGMELQGERAIWTDSTSSVGAEGLFLQDLGNLAQFWECCSSSSGDADGESFGGDSPVRLSPILDSTVLNSHLLAGNQELFSDINEGSGINSCFSVFEVQCSNSVLPFSFETLNLGNENTDSSANMLGKTQSRLLIWTKNSAFEENEHCSNLSTRTCSPWSHSEETRSDNETLNIQFEESTQFNAEDINYVVPRVSSNYVDEELLDFLQDETCQQNSRTLGEIPTLVFKKTSKLESVCGIQLEQKTENKNFETTQVCNESPHGDGYSSGVIKDIWTKMADTNSVATVEIERTDAELFSADVNNYCCCLDAEAELETLQEPDKAVRRSEYHLWEGQKESLEKRAFASSELSNVDGGDYTTPSKPWDVAQDKENTFILGGVYGELKTFNSDGEWAVVPPSHTKGSLLQCAASDVVTIAGTDVFMTPGNSFAPGHRQLWKPFVSFEQNDQPKSGENGLNKGFSFIFHEDLLGACGNFQVEDPGLEYSFSSFDLSNPFSQVLHVECSFEPEGIASFSPSFKPKSILCSDSDSEVFHPRICGVDRTQYRAIRISPRTHFRPISASELSPGGGSESEFESEKDEANIPIPSQVDIFEDPQADLKPLEEDAEKEGHYYGKSELESGKFLPRLKKSGMEKSAQTSLDSQEESTGILSVGKQNQCLECSMNESLEIDLESSEANCKIMAQCEEEINNFCGCKAGCQFPAYEDNPVSSGQLEEIGKKEKEERSKILHHTTTIFLRFLFPVLNTDIQGMNRSQEKQTWWEKALYSPLFPASECEECYTNAKGESGLEEYPDAKETPSNEERLLDFNRVSSVYEARCTGERDSGAKSDGFRGKMCSSASSTSEETGSEGGGEWVGPSEEELFSRTHL from the exons atggaatataattgcCGTCCTTGTCACACCTTGAGCATTATG AGCTCTGGTATCGAGACTTTAGTGGAGGAGCTCTGCTCCAGACTGAAAGACCTTCAGAGTAAGCAAG AAGAGAAGATTCACAAAAAGTTAGAGGGGTCTCCCTCTCCAGAGGCAGAATTATCCCCTCCAGCAAAGGATCAAGTGGAAAT GTACTATGAAGCATTTCCACCACTTTCTGAGAAACCAGTTTGCCTGCAAGAAATCATGACTGTGTGGAACAAGTCTAAAGTCTGTTCTTACTCTAGCTCTTCTTCATCATCCACAGCCCCACCAGCTAGCACAGATACTTCCTCTCCTAAGGACTGCAACAGTGAAAGTGAAGTCACCAAGGAAAGAAGCAGTGAAGTACCCACCACTGTGCATGAGAAAACCCAGAGCAAAAGCAAAAAcgagaaggaaaacaaatttagTAATGGCACAATTGAAGAAAAGCCTGCTTTGTACAAAAAGCAAATCCGACATAAACCTGAAGGAAAGATTCGCCCTCGCTCATGGTCTTCTGGCTCCAGTGAAGCAGGCTCAAGTTCCAGTGGGAATCAGGGAGAATTAAAAGCATCCATGAAGTATGTTAAAGTAAGACACAAGGCACGAGAGATTCGAAACAAAAAAGGGCGGAATGGGCAAAGCAGGCTTTCTTTGAAGCACGGTGAAAAGGCTGAAAGGAACATTCATACTGGAAGTAGTAGCAGTAGCAGCAGTGGTTCTGTCAAACAGCTGTGCAAGCGGGGTAAGAGACCTTTAAAAGAAATAGGGAGAAAAGATCCTGGGAGCACTGAAGGAAAAGACCTGTACATGGAGAACAGAAAGGACACAGAGTATAAAGAGGAGCCCTTGTGGTACACCGAGCCAATTGCTGAATATTTTGTTCCTCTGAGCAGAAAAAGTAAACTAGAGACCACATACCGAAACAGACAGGATACAAGTGATCTGACATCAGAGGCAGTGGAAGAATTGTCTGAATCAGTGCATGGTCTTTGTATCAGCAACAATAATCTTCATAAAACATACCTCGCAGCAGGTACTTTCATTGATGGTCATTTTGTAGAAATGCCTGCAGTTATAAATGAGGATATTGACCTCACTGGGACCTCATTATGTTCTCTACCAGAGGACAATAAATACCTGGATGATATTCATCTATCAGAATTAACGCACTTCTATGAAGTGGATATTGATCAATCCATGTTGGATCCTGGTGCCTCAGAAACAATGCAAGGAGAAAGTCGGATTTTGAATATGATTCgacagaaaagcaaagagaacacaGATTTTGAGGCAGAATGTTGCATAGTGTTAGATGGTATGGAGTTGCAAGGGGAACGTGCAATATGGACAGATTCTACCAGCTCCGTAGGTGCTGAGGGCTTATTCCTGCAGGACCTTGGCAATCTGGCTCAGTTTTGGGAGTGCTGTTCATCCAGCTCCGGTGATGCTGATGGGGAGAGTTTTGGAGGAGACTCTCCAGTTAGACTCTCTCCCATCTTAGACAGCACAGTGCTCAATTCACACCTGCTTGCTGGCAATCAAGAGCTCTTTTCAGATATTAATGAAGGATCTGGTATAAActcttgtttttcagtgtttgaaGTGCAATGCAGTAATTCTGTTTTaccattttcttttgaaacactCAACTTGGGAAATGAAAATACAGATTCTAGTGCTAATATGCTTGGGAAAACACAGTCTAGATTGCTAATATGGACCAAAAATAGTGCCTTTGAAGAAAATGAACACTGTTCTAATCTTTCAACAAGAACTTGTAGTCCATGGTCCCATTCAGAAGAAACACGTTCAGACAATGAAACATTAAATATTCAGTTTGAAGAATCCACACAGTTTAATGCCGAAGATATTAATTATGTAGTTCCTAGAGTCTCGTCAAATTATGTAGATGAAGAACTTCTAGATTTTTTGCAAGATGAAACTTGCCAGCAAAACAGTAGAACTTTAGGTGAGATTCCTACATTAGTTTTCAAAAAAACATCTAAACTAGAATCCGTCTGTGGTATTCAGCtagaacaaaaaacagaaaacaaaaattttgaaaCTACACAAGTATGTAATGAAAGTCCACATGGAGATGGCTACAGCTCAGGGGTTATTAAAGACATTTGGACAAAGATGGCAGACACAAATTCTGTGGCTACAGTAGAAATAGAAAGAACTGATGCTGAGTTGTTTTCGGCAGATGTAAATAACTACTGCTGCTGTCTAGATGCTGAAGCTGAACTGGAGACCCTTCAGGAGCCTGATAAGGCTGTGCGGAGGTCAGAGTACCATCTGTGGGAGGGACAGAAAGAGAGCCTGGAGAAAAGAGCATTTGCTTCTAGTGAGCTATCAAACGTGGATGGTGGTGATTATACAACACCCTCTAAACCCTGGGATGTAGCCCAAGATAAAGAAAACACATTCATTCTTGGAGGAGTTTATGGAGAACTCAAAACCTTCAATAGTGATGGGGAATGGGCAGTCGTACCACCTAGTCACACAAAAGGAAGTCTGTTACAGTGTGCAGCTTCTGATGTTGTGACGATAGCTGGTACAGATGTCTTTATGACCCCAGGAAACAGTTTTGCTCCTGGGCACAGGCAGTTATGGAAACCCTTCGTGTCATTTGAACAGAATGATCAGCCGAAGAGTGGGGAAAATGGGTTAAATAAgggattttcttttatcttccatGAAGACTTACTAGGAGCTTGTGGCAACTTTCAAGTCGAAGATCCTGGACTTGAAtactcattttcttcctttgactTAAGCAATCCATTTTCACAAGTTCTTCATGTAGAATGCTCATTTGAACCTGAAGGGATTGCATCTTTCAGCCCCAGTTTTAAACCGAAATCAATCCTCTGTTCTGATTCAGACAGTGAAGTGTTTCACCCCAGGATATGTGGTGTTGACAGAACACAATACAGGGCTATTCGGATCTCTCCTCGGACTCACTTTCGCCCAATTTCTGCATCCGAACTGTCCCCAGGAGGAGGAAGCGAGTCAGAATTTGAATCTGAGAAAGATGAAGCAAATATTCCCATTCCTTCTCAAGTTGATATATTTGAAGATCCGCAGGCAGATCTCAAACCTCTGGAAGAAGATGCAGAGAAAGAAGGCCATTACTATGGAAAATCAGAGCTTGAGTCTGGAAAATTCCTTCCCAGGTTAAAAAAATCTGGGATGGAAAAGAGTGCTCAGACATCACTGGATTCCCAGGAGGAATCAACTGGGATTCTGTCAGTAGGAAAGCAAAATCAGTGTTTGGAATGTAGCATGAATGAATCCCTGGAAATAGATTTAGAAAGCTCAGAAGCAAATTGTAAAATAATGGCACAATGCGAGgaagaaattaataatttttgtggTTGCAAAGCAGGTTGTCAGTTTCCTGCTTATGAAGATAATCCAGTTTCTTCGGGACAGCTGGAAGAG attgggaagaaagaaaaagaggaaagaagcaaGATTCTACATCATACCACTACCATATTCCTTCGCTTTCTA TTCCCTGTATTGAACACTGATATACAAGGAATGAATAGAAGTCAAGAAAAACAGACCTGGTGGGAAAAAGCCTTGTACTCTCCTCTTTTTCCTGCATCAGAGTGTGAAG